A window of the Deinococcus gobiensis I-0 genome harbors these coding sequences:
- a CDS encoding 1-acyl-sn-glycerol-3-phosphate acyltransferase, with protein MSAAWPGSSPTLLSRFGAWALRRRGWTPLLAAPTPPRFVAAVAPHTDNADFWIGLLWKWATRSPAHFIAKREIFVFPVGLFMRAVGGLPIDRRRVGGNFVDAVVALIEREPEIMLTVAPEGTRRRTEFWKTGFYYMALEAQVPIGITVLDWGRRQVGVVGYVTPTGDLEADFAVIRRLLEGVRGHTPANAGPVRPRPAAQGGPGRG; from the coding sequence ATGTCCGCCGCGTGGCCCGGTTCCTCTCCCACCCTCCTGTCGCGCTTCGGGGCGTGGGCGCTGCGCCGCCGGGGCTGGACGCCGCTGCTGGCCGCGCCCACGCCGCCGCGCTTCGTGGCCGCCGTCGCGCCGCACACCGACAACGCCGACTTCTGGATCGGGCTGCTCTGGAAGTGGGCGACCCGCTCGCCCGCCCACTTCATTGCCAAGAGGGAGATTTTCGTGTTCCCGGTGGGCCTGTTCATGCGCGCGGTGGGCGGGCTGCCCATCGACCGCCGCCGGGTGGGGGGCAACTTCGTGGACGCGGTGGTCGCCCTGATTGAGCGCGAACCCGAGATCATGCTCACGGTGGCCCCCGAGGGCACGCGCAGGCGCACCGAGTTCTGGAAGACCGGCTTCTATTACATGGCCCTGGAGGCGCAGGTGCCCATCGGCATCACGGTGCTCGACTGGGGTCGGCGGCAGGTGGGCGTGGTGGGCTACGTCACCCCGACCGGCGACCTGGAGGCCGACTTCGCGGTGATCCGCCGGTTGCTGGAGGGCGTACGGGGCCATACCCCGGCCAACGCGGGGCCGGTGCGCCCACGTCCGGCGGCGCAGGGGGGACCGGGGCGGGGCTGA
- the paaA gene encoding 1,2-phenylacetyl-CoA epoxidase subunit PaaA, translating to MTQTTRPAQPSDGETAEQHAAFEARIARGEKIEPGDWMPAEYRHQLIRMISQHAHSEVVGMLPEGEWISRAPSLKRKTILMAKVQDEAGHGQYLYHAAETLGATREDMLAALLSRRAKYSSIFNYPTHSWADVGMIGWLVDGAAIKNQTMLAGCSYGPYSRAMVRICSEETFHHKQGKEMIVLYAQGTPEQRAMAQEALNRWWWPSLMMLGPHDADSPNSGVLARWGVKLKSNDAVRQEYLDEHVPELLEAGLTIPDPDLFRGEDGHWRHGPIDWTEFWAVIKGERGLGETRLGARQAAHDDGAWVREAMQAYADRERRPAQAAD from the coding sequence GTGACCCAGACCACCCGACCAGCCCAACCCAGTGACGGCGAAACGGCCGAGCAGCACGCGGCCTTCGAGGCCCGTATCGCGCGGGGCGAGAAGATCGAGCCCGGCGACTGGATGCCGGCCGAGTACCGCCACCAGCTCATCCGCATGATCTCGCAGCACGCGCACAGCGAGGTGGTGGGCATGCTGCCCGAGGGCGAGTGGATCTCCCGCGCGCCGAGCCTCAAGCGCAAGACGATCCTGATGGCGAAGGTGCAGGACGAGGCCGGGCACGGTCAGTACCTCTACCACGCCGCCGAGACGCTGGGCGCGACCCGCGAGGACATGCTCGCGGCGCTGCTCTCGCGCCGGGCCAAGTACAGCTCGATCTTCAACTACCCGACCCACAGCTGGGCCGACGTGGGCATGATCGGCTGGCTGGTGGACGGCGCGGCCATCAAGAACCAGACCATGCTGGCGGGCTGCTCGTACGGGCCGTACTCGCGGGCGATGGTGCGCATCTGCTCGGAGGAGACCTTCCACCACAAGCAGGGCAAGGAAATGATCGTGCTGTACGCCCAGGGCACCCCCGAGCAGCGCGCGATGGCCCAGGAAGCCCTGAACCGCTGGTGGTGGCCCTCGCTGATGATGCTGGGGCCGCACGACGCCGACAGCCCCAACAGCGGCGTGCTGGCCAGATGGGGCGTGAAGCTCAAGAGCAACGACGCGGTGCGCCAGGAATACCTCGACGAGCACGTGCCCGAGCTGCTCGAAGCGGGCCTGACCATCCCCGACCCCGATCTCTTCCGGGGCGAGGACGGCCACTGGCGCCACGGGCCCATCGACTGGACGGAGTTCTGGGCCGTCATCAAGGGCGAGCGGGGCCTGGGCGAGACCCGCCTGGGCGCCCGGCAGGCCGCCCACGACGACGGCGCGTGGGTGCGCGAGGCCATGCAGGCCTACGCCGACCGCGAGCGCCGCCCCGCGCAGGCCGCCGACTGA
- a CDS encoding phenylacetic acid degradation protein yields MTAGAPTPEAQLQETQLQETQLQETQWPRWEIFKQDTAARPLQAVGSVHAGDPEHALLTARNVFVRRPAAVSLWAVREDDLLTATPEALATHPELLATPGEAGRYQVGIKATAKRSMTFVDLVGAVEASGPGDALGQARALHPDALAWQVFAEAAAVKSDASPETVESWFAPARDKTYKQQQFYGVIGRHVSAFKQSGKPAQAEETP; encoded by the coding sequence ATGACGGCTGGTGCCCCGACCCCCGAAGCCCAGCTTCAGGAAACACAGCTTCAGGAAACACAGCTTCAGGAAACACAGTGGCCCCGCTGGGAGATCTTCAAGCAGGACACGGCCGCTCGTCCCCTCCAGGCGGTGGGCAGCGTCCATGCCGGCGACCCCGAACACGCCCTGCTCACGGCGCGCAACGTCTTCGTGCGGCGGCCGGCAGCCGTGAGCCTGTGGGCGGTGCGCGAGGACGACCTGCTCACCGCGACCCCCGAGGCCCTCGCCACGCACCCGGAGCTGCTGGCGACCCCCGGCGAGGCGGGCCGCTACCAGGTGGGCATCAAGGCGACGGCCAAGCGCAGCATGACCTTCGTGGACCTCGTGGGCGCGGTCGAGGCGAGCGGCCCTGGCGACGCGCTGGGGCAGGCGCGGGCGCTGCACCCGGACGCGCTGGCGTGGCAGGTCTTCGCCGAGGCGGCGGCCGTCAAGAGCGACGCCAGCCCCGAGACGGTCGAGAGCTGGTTCGCCCCGGCGCGGGACAAGACCTACAAGCAGCAGCAGTTCTACGGCGTGATTGGCCGGCACGTCTCGGCGTTCAAGCAGTCGGGCAAGCCCGCCCAAGCCGAGGAGACCCCATGA
- the paaC gene encoding 1,2-phenylacetyl-CoA epoxidase subunit PaaC: protein MTATLSETLNAADLSPAQRRGLIARFQALADDEIVLAQRDGEWTGHAPILEEDIALANIAQDELGHASLYLELRRELDGSDPDRLAFFRDAGEYRCARLVELPRGDWALTMLRQFLYDAAEALWLDAAQASRYAPLAGVAAKALREEKFHLQHSALWAERLGRGTPESARRAQTALDTLWPHAAQLFALLPDEADLVAAGLLPDPDAVRDRWEALVGGHLRDRCDLDVPPLPGAGEGREVHTAHLAPLLTEMQAVARAHPGAGTW from the coding sequence ATGACCGCCACCCTTTCCGAAACCCTGAATGCCGCCGACCTCTCGCCCGCGCAGCGCCGGGGCCTGATCGCCCGTTTTCAGGCGCTGGCCGACGACGAGATCGTGCTCGCGCAGCGGGACGGCGAGTGGACCGGGCACGCGCCCATCCTGGAAGAGGACATCGCGCTGGCGAACATCGCGCAGGACGAGCTGGGGCACGCCTCGCTGTACCTGGAGCTGCGCCGCGAGCTGGACGGCAGCGACCCCGACCGCCTCGCCTTCTTCCGGGACGCGGGCGAGTACCGCTGCGCGCGGCTGGTCGAGCTGCCGCGCGGCGACTGGGCCCTGACCATGCTCCGGCAGTTCCTGTACGACGCCGCCGAGGCCCTGTGGCTCGACGCCGCGCAGGCCAGCCGCTACGCCCCGCTGGCCGGGGTCGCCGCCAAGGCGCTGCGCGAGGAGAAATTCCATCTGCAACACAGCGCCCTGTGGGCCGAGCGCCTGGGCCGGGGCACCCCCGAGAGCGCCCGGCGCGCGCAGACCGCCCTGGACACGCTGTGGCCCCACGCCGCGCAGCTGTTCGCGCTCCTGCCGGACGAGGCCGACCTGGTCGCCGCCGGTCTGCTGCCCGACCCCGACGCGGTGCGGGACCGCTGGGAAGCGCTGGTCGGTGGACACCTGAGGGACCGCTGCGACCTCGACGTGCCTCCGCTGCCCGGTGCAGGTGAGGGCCGCGAGGTCCACACCGCGCACCTCGCCCCGCTGCTGACCGAGATGCAGGCGGTGGCCCGCGCCCACCCCGGCGCCGGGACGTGGTGA
- the paaD gene encoding 1,2-phenylacetyl-CoA epoxidase subunit PaaD, which produces MPQPRQIPAAPLTPKAVWAALSGVPDPEIPVVSITDMGMVRAVQVRGGAVEVTFTPTFSGCPALHTIRAGIEEAVRGLGAAEVEVRSTLTPPWTTDWIAEDARERLREYGIAPPAPAGDTGLIQLTPETTRCPRCASFDVRLTASFGPTLCKRLYVCNACQEPFEGFKSV; this is translated from the coding sequence GTGCCCCAGCCCCGGCAAATCCCTGCCGCGCCCCTGACCCCCAAGGCCGTCTGGGCCGCGCTGAGTGGGGTGCCCGACCCGGAGATTCCGGTCGTGTCCATCACGGACATGGGCATGGTGCGTGCCGTGCAGGTGCGCGGCGGAGCGGTGGAGGTCACCTTTACCCCGACCTTCAGCGGGTGCCCGGCGCTGCACACCATCCGCGCAGGCATCGAGGAGGCGGTGCGGGGGCTGGGGGCCGCCGAGGTGGAGGTGCGCAGCACGCTCACGCCGCCCTGGACGACCGACTGGATCGCCGAGGACGCCCGCGAAAGACTGCGCGAGTACGGCATCGCACCTCCGGCTCCGGCGGGCGACACGGGCCTGATCCAGCTCACGCCCGAGACCACGCGCTGCCCCCGCTGCGCGAGTTTCGACGTGCGCCTCACCGCCAGTTTCGGGCCGACGCTGTGCAAGCGGCTGTACGTGTGCAACGCCTGCCAGGAGCCCTTCGAGGGTTTCAAGTCGGTCTAG
- a CDS encoding trimeric intracellular cation channel family protein: MHELELPRVDLQTGLHWLDLIGIVAFALSGALLAVRKRFDLFGVLVLGCVTAVGGGAIRDTLTGQTPPLFLRDESYLWAALLGSVLAFAFGERLARFERTISVFDTVGLGLFAASGALGAINFGLGPLGVIFTGALSGVGGGIIRDLIANEVPEVMYRRDQLYATAAAAGAFTVLLVHPYVTPFQAQASGAAVVILARWLSRRGWVRLPVRRLPGG; encoded by the coding sequence ATGCACGAACTGGAGCTGCCCCGCGTGGACCTGCAAACCGGCCTGCACTGGCTCGACCTGATCGGCATCGTGGCCTTCGCGCTGTCGGGGGCGCTGCTGGCGGTACGCAAGCGCTTCGACCTGTTCGGGGTGCTCGTGCTGGGCTGCGTCACGGCGGTGGGCGGCGGGGCCATCCGCGACACGCTGACCGGCCAGACCCCGCCCCTGTTCCTGCGCGACGAGTCGTACCTGTGGGCGGCGCTGCTGGGTTCGGTGCTGGCCTTCGCCTTCGGGGAGCGCCTCGCGCGCTTCGAGCGGACCATCAGCGTGTTCGACACGGTGGGTCTGGGCCTGTTCGCGGCCTCGGGAGCGCTGGGGGCCATCAATTTCGGGCTGGGGCCGCTGGGGGTCATCTTCACGGGGGCGCTCTCGGGGGTGGGGGGCGGCATCATCCGCGACCTCATCGCCAACGAAGTCCCGGAGGTGATGTACCGCCGCGATCAGCTCTACGCCACCGCCGCCGCCGCCGGGGCCTTCACGGTGCTGCTGGTCCACCCGTATGTCACGCCCTTTCAGGCCCAGGCGAGCGGCGCGGCGGTGGTGATCCTCGCGCGCTGGCTCTCGCGCCGGGGCTGGGTGCGGTTGCCCGTGCGCCGGCTGCCGGGCGGCTGA
- a CDS encoding cation:proton antiporter, translating to MTRQPLPLPRRVRRPPFSGFPALLYLAFTGSALASATEGHSGPPAFMAQLTLLLLVAGATAFASFRLGLVPIIGFLFAGVLAGPSALGIIDDPALIGAASEIGVMLLLFTIGIEFSLDKLARIFRLIFVGGGLQVVLTVAAATAALLAFGVSLPNAVFTGFLLSLSSTAIVTKILESRGGVGSPTGQASLGILIFQDLAVVVMVLLVPMLAGQGGGAGGLVVALLKAGGIVAAVLLLARRVVPKLLEVVARTCSQEIFLLSTLALCFATAYLTSLAGVSLALGAFLAGLLVSESRFGRQAFGEILPLQILFSAAFFLSVGLQLDLGFLWTHLPLVLGAVAAFAVLKALAATLSVRLLGFPLATAAATGWLLAQVGEFSFVLESSGRALGLSPAGLGETGTQTFIAATVLLMALTPVMATLGERLGALGRARPAPTAAPAEAPTRAEPNPEAPLAHLSGHVLVAGFGDHARRLVKGLAAQQVPFGVLTLSPDGAAQVAAHGHPVLIGDYARAGLLGDAGLASARALVVLDDVPEMTARVVGVARTLNPGLTIVAHTDGPEEVAALRGLGATHVLTSTDAVARGALNRLGLLPPPSTPPMTLSPEQRGMCSHAHSVTVVHPQSTDTCPECVALGDAWVHLRVCMSCGHTGCCDSSPNRHASAHARASGHPIIRSLEAGEPWAYCYPDDLTAPR from the coding sequence ATGACGAGGCAGCCCCTCCCCCTCCCGCGCCGCGTCCGGCGCCCGCCCTTTTCCGGCTTTCCGGCCCTCCTGTATCTGGCCTTCACGGGGTCGGCCCTGGCCTCGGCCACCGAGGGCCACAGCGGCCCGCCCGCCTTCATGGCCCAGCTCACGCTGCTGCTGCTCGTGGCGGGGGCCACGGCCTTCGCGTCGTTCCGGCTAGGGCTGGTGCCCATCATCGGCTTCCTGTTCGCCGGGGTGCTGGCGGGGCCGTCGGCGCTGGGCATCATCGACGACCCGGCCCTCATCGGCGCGGCGTCCGAGATCGGGGTGATGCTGCTGCTCTTCACCATCGGCATCGAGTTCAGTCTCGACAAGCTCGCGCGCATCTTCCGGCTGATCTTCGTGGGCGGCGGCCTTCAGGTGGTCCTGACGGTCGCGGCGGCCACGGCCGCGCTGCTGGCCTTCGGGGTCAGCCTGCCCAACGCCGTGTTCACGGGCTTTCTGCTCAGCCTGTCGAGCACCGCCATCGTCACCAAGATCCTGGAGTCGCGCGGCGGTGTGGGCTCGCCCACCGGGCAGGCCAGCCTGGGCATCCTGATTTTTCAGGACCTCGCGGTGGTGGTCATGGTGCTGCTCGTGCCCATGCTCGCCGGGCAGGGGGGCGGCGCGGGCGGGCTGGTGGTGGCGCTGCTCAAGGCGGGCGGCATCGTGGCGGCGGTGCTGCTGCTCGCCCGGCGGGTGGTGCCGAAACTGCTGGAAGTGGTCGCGCGCACCTGCTCGCAGGAGATTTTCCTGCTCAGCACGCTGGCGCTGTGTTTCGCCACCGCCTACCTGACCAGCCTCGCCGGGGTCAGCCTGGCGCTCGGGGCCTTCCTGGCCGGGCTGCTCGTCAGCGAGAGCCGTTTCGGGCGGCAGGCCTTCGGAGAAATCCTGCCCCTACAGATTCTGTTCAGCGCGGCATTTTTCCTGTCGGTGGGCTTGCAGCTCGACCTGGGCTTCCTGTGGACGCACCTGCCCCTGGTTCTGGGGGCCGTGGCCGCCTTCGCCGTGCTCAAGGCGCTCGCGGCGACCCTCAGCGTGCGGCTGCTGGGGTTCCCGCTGGCGACCGCCGCCGCGACCGGCTGGCTGCTGGCGCAGGTCGGCGAGTTCTCGTTCGTGCTGGAGAGCAGCGGGCGGGCGCTGGGCCTCAGTCCGGCCGGCCTGGGCGAGACGGGCACCCAGACCTTCATCGCCGCGACGGTGCTGCTCATGGCCCTCACGCCGGTCATGGCGACCCTGGGCGAACGCCTAGGCGCCCTGGGCCGCGCGCGCCCCGCACCCACCGCCGCGCCCGCCGAAGCCCCCACCCGGGCCGAGCCCAACCCCGAGGCCCCGCTGGCACACCTGAGCGGGCACGTGCTGGTGGCAGGTTTCGGGGACCACGCGCGGCGGCTGGTCAAGGGGCTGGCGGCGCAGCAGGTCCCGTTCGGGGTGCTGACCCTCAGTCCGGACGGGGCCGCGCAGGTCGCCGCGCACGGGCATCCGGTCCTCATCGGGGACTACGCCCGCGCCGGGCTGCTGGGCGACGCCGGGCTGGCCTCGGCCCGCGCGCTGGTGGTCCTCGACGACGTCCCGGAGATGACGGCGCGGGTGGTCGGCGTGGCCCGCACCCTGAATCCGGGCCTGACCATCGTGGCCCACACCGACGGGCCCGAGGAGGTCGCGGCCCTGCGCGGCCTGGGGGCCACCCACGTCCTGACGAGCACCGACGCCGTGGCGCGCGGCGCGCTGAACCGCCTGGGCCTGCTGCCGCCGCCCAGCACGCCCCCCATGACCCTGAGCCCCGAGCAGCGCGGCATGTGCAGCCACGCCCACAGCGTCACCGTGGTCCATCCGCAGAGCACCGACACCTGCCCGGAATGTGTGGCGCTGGGCGACGCCTGGGTCCACCTGCGGGTGTGCATGTCCTGCGGGCACACCGGCTGCTGCGACTCCTCGCCCAACCGCCATGCCAGCGCCCACGCGCGGGCCAGCGGCCACCCCATCATCCGCAGCCTGGAGGCGGGCGAGCCCTGGGCCTACTGCTACCCCGACGACCTGACCGCCCCCCGCTAA
- the rpmF gene encoding 50S ribosomal protein L32: MAKHPVPKKKTSKSKRDMRRSHHALVAPNLTECPHCHAKKLSHHICPSCGYYDGRQVLAV; encoded by the coding sequence ATGGCGAAGCACCCCGTTCCCAAGAAGAAGACCAGCAAGAGCAAGCGCGACATGCGCCGCAGCCACCACGCCCTCGTCGCGCCCAACCTGACCGAGTGCCCCCACTGCCACGCCAAGAAGCTCTCGCACCACATCTGCCCGAGCTGCGGCTACTACGACGGCCGTCAGGTCCTCGCGGTCTGA